The following are from one region of the Stanieria sp. NIES-3757 genome:
- a CDS encoding Lytic transglycosylase catalytic: protein MPNPLSSKIALVTSLGLVSAFGSTVLISHWWRGQNQTNLVTEQTSFANEFFSPVTAKATPSPEANRASFQLAARLIDQNQGQSALQKLQNLEQDYPLLAPYVLIKQAQAQELAQENSQAQAKLLKLVNNYPDSPATAEALYLLGKTHPDYWQQAIAKFPYHPRTHQIIHQLLEANPNQPKLMMVLVKYTPDVQGVDEIRERLVKEYADSLTPQDWQTIADNYWQKWDYGKAGKAYAKAPVTSQNLYRAGRGYHLSGDQITAQKYYQQLIQQFPDTEDTAWGLRRLATIVDKQQAISYLDTVINKFPTQAGDALVEKAKILDSLNSHTSAQQTRQLLLTKYTNSEAAAQYRWQIAQQYAQNKDLVAAWQWAQQIAINNPDHEFAPKASFWIGKWANKLGRSEDAKTAFESVLMRYPQSYYAWRSAVALGWNVGDFDTVRQLQPQVTKLSSNFIPPAGSEVFQELYQLGLKSEAWNQFKADLSDRETLSLAEEFTYGLMELDRGKNLRGINRISELKDKDKSETQAEWEKLQQTSEYWQALYPFPFEDKILKWSEARQLNPLLVTALIRQESRFEPEIESSAGALGLMQVMPETGKYVAQQIGLQDYSLTNPENNINLGTFYLDYTHRKYNNNSMLAVASYNAGPNAVAKWVAKYDLKDADEFVEQIPYKETKGYVESVFGNYWNYMLIYNPEVTQLYKQISKS from the coding sequence ATGCCAAACCCCTTAAGTAGTAAAATCGCTTTAGTAACTTCTCTAGGACTGGTCTCAGCTTTTGGTTCAACTGTATTAATTAGCCATTGGTGGCGCGGACAGAATCAAACTAATCTTGTCACCGAGCAAACTTCTTTCGCCAACGAATTCTTTTCTCCAGTAACAGCAAAAGCTACACCCTCTCCAGAAGCAAATCGGGCTAGTTTTCAATTAGCAGCCCGTTTAATCGACCAAAATCAAGGACAATCAGCCTTACAAAAGTTACAAAATTTAGAACAAGATTATCCTTTACTTGCCCCTTATGTTCTGATCAAACAGGCACAAGCTCAAGAATTAGCTCAAGAAAACTCTCAAGCTCAAGCAAAGTTGCTAAAACTGGTCAATAACTATCCTGATTCTCCTGCCACAGCCGAAGCACTCTATTTATTGGGAAAAACTCATCCTGATTATTGGCAACAAGCGATCGCAAAATTTCCCTATCATCCCCGTACTCATCAAATCATTCACCAATTATTAGAAGCCAATCCTAATCAACCCAAGTTAATGATGGTATTGGTTAAATATACTCCAGACGTTCAAGGCGTAGACGAAATTAGAGAGCGTTTAGTAAAAGAATATGCAGATTCATTAACTCCTCAAGATTGGCAAACTATTGCCGATAATTATTGGCAAAAATGGGATTATGGCAAAGCAGGAAAAGCCTATGCTAAAGCACCTGTTACCTCTCAAAACCTCTATCGTGCTGGAAGAGGCTATCATCTTAGTGGCGATCAAATTACAGCCCAAAAATATTATCAACAACTAATTCAACAATTTCCCGATACAGAAGATACTGCTTGGGGTTTACGACGTTTAGCCACGATAGTTGATAAGCAACAAGCAATTAGTTATCTTGATACAGTAATTAATAAATTTCCTACTCAAGCTGGAGATGCCCTAGTTGAAAAAGCAAAAATTTTAGACTCTCTCAACAGTCATACATCTGCCCAACAAACCCGTCAATTGCTTTTAACTAAATATACCAACTCTGAGGCAGCAGCCCAATATCGCTGGCAAATCGCTCAACAATATGCCCAAAATAAGGATTTAGTTGCTGCTTGGCAATGGGCGCAACAAATTGCGATTAATAACCCAGATCATGAATTTGCTCCCAAAGCTTCTTTTTGGATTGGGAAATGGGCAAATAAACTGGGACGCAGCGAAGACGCGAAAACAGCTTTTGAATCGGTTCTCATGCGCTATCCTCAATCTTACTACGCCTGGCGATCGGCAGTAGCTTTAGGTTGGAATGTAGGTGATTTTGACACAGTGCGTCAACTACAACCCCAGGTAACCAAATTATCTTCTAATTTTATTCCTCCTGCTGGTTCAGAAGTTTTCCAGGAATTATATCAATTAGGTTTAAAATCAGAAGCCTGGAATCAATTTAAAGCAGATTTATCTGATCGAGAAACACTCTCGCTTGCAGAAGAGTTTACCTATGGTTTGATGGAACTCGATAGAGGTAAAAATTTACGAGGTATTAATCGTATTAGTGAGCTAAAAGATAAAGATAAATCAGAAACCCAAGCAGAATGGGAAAAATTACAGCAAACCTCAGAATATTGGCAAGCTTTATATCCTTTTCCTTTTGAAGATAAGATTCTTAAATGGTCTGAAGCAAGACAACTCAACCCTCTGTTAGTAACTGCTTTAATTCGCCAAGAGTCGCGTTTTGAACCTGAAATTGAATCCTCTGCTGGTGCATTGGGTTTAATGCAAGTGATGCCAGAAACAGGTAAATATGTCGCTCAACAAATCGGCTTGCAAGATTATTCTTTAACTAATCCTGAAAACAATATTAACCTCGGTACGTTTTATCTTGACTATACTCATCGTAAATATAACAATAATTCGATGTTAGCAGTAGCTAGTTATAATGCTGGACCCAATGCAGTGGCTAAGTGGGTAGCTAAATACGACTTGAAAGATGCTGATGAATTTGTCGAACAAATTCCTTATAAAGAAACTAAAGGCTACGTCGAATCAGTATTTGGCAATTACTGGAACTATATGTTGATTTACAATCCTGAAGTGACCCAATTATACAAACAGATTAGTAAGAGTTAG